A region of Faecalibacterium taiwanense DNA encodes the following proteins:
- a CDS encoding U32 family peptidase has protein sequence MLQIPELLAPAGDLERLRYAINYGADAVYCGLPEFGMRSAPANFTPEQLAEGVIYAHARGRKVYLTMNTLPTNEEADRLPEAIKEAAKAGVDAFIVADLGVLDACKTFAPDIDVHMSTQTGITNWAAARAAYNMGAKRVVLAREMSLQDIAILRDKTPPELEIEAFVHGAMCMSVSGRCLLSNYMAGRDANRGQCAQPCRWKYYLSEETRPGQLYEIGENENGSYILNANDMCTAPFLDLICKAGVDSLKIEGRAKTFYYVASVTAAYRRALDAYLADPLNDNFELPAEVYEELTRTSHRHYSPGFYFGREQARQATDSATYIREWEFVGTVDGWENGVASCQQRGKWSLGDTLEALCPDGRSIPLNPEWIENEAGERVESTPHAMEKYTIPTPELPPMSLLRRKTV, from the coding sequence ATGCTGCAAATCCCGGAACTGCTGGCCCCGGCAGGCGATCTGGAACGCCTGCGCTATGCCATCAACTACGGTGCCGATGCCGTTTACTGCGGCCTGCCTGAATTTGGAATGCGGTCTGCTCCGGCCAACTTTACGCCGGAACAGCTGGCCGAGGGTGTCATCTACGCTCACGCCCGCGGCCGCAAGGTCTACCTGACCATGAACACCCTGCCCACCAACGAGGAAGCCGACCGCCTGCCCGAGGCCATCAAGGAAGCAGCCAAGGCCGGTGTGGATGCCTTTATCGTGGCAGACCTTGGTGTGCTGGATGCCTGCAAGACCTTTGCACCGGACATCGATGTGCACATGTCCACCCAGACAGGCATCACCAACTGGGCTGCGGCCCGCGCCGCCTACAACATGGGCGCAAAGCGCGTGGTGCTGGCCCGTGAGATGTCCCTGCAGGATATTGCGATCCTGCGCGATAAAACACCGCCGGAGCTGGAGATTGAAGCCTTTGTGCACGGTGCTATGTGCATGAGCGTTTCGGGCCGATGCCTGCTTTCCAACTACATGGCGGGCCGCGACGCGAACCGCGGCCAGTGCGCCCAGCCCTGCCGCTGGAAATACTATCTCAGCGAGGAGACCCGTCCGGGACAGCTGTACGAGATCGGCGAGAACGAGAACGGCAGCTACATCCTCAACGCCAATGATATGTGCACCGCGCCTTTCCTTGATCTGATCTGCAAGGCCGGTGTGGACAGCCTGAAGATCGAGGGCCGTGCCAAGACCTTCTACTATGTGGCAAGCGTTACCGCCGCCTACCGCAGGGCGCTGGACGCTTATCTGGCCGACCCGCTCAACGACAACTTTGAGCTGCCTGCTGAAGTGTACGAGGAGCTTACCCGTACCAGCCACCGCCATTACTCGCCGGGCTTCTACTTTGGCCGCGAGCAGGCCAGACAGGCCACCGACAGCGCTACTTACATCCGCGAGTGGGAGTTTGTGGGCACGGTGGACGGCTGGGAGAACGGCGTTGCCTCCTGCCAGCAGCGCGGCAAGTGGAGCCTGGGCGACACTCTGGAAGCCCTCTGCCCGGATGGCCGCAGCATTCCGCTGAACCCTGAGTGGATCGAAAACGAAGCCGGTGAACGGGTGGAGAGCACCCCGCATGCCATGGAAAAATACACCATTCCCACGCCGGAGCTGCCGCCCATGAGCCTGCTGCGGCGCAAAACGGTATAA
- the mltG gene encoding endolytic transglycosylase MltG, with amino-acid sequence MAHEKNTRKKGGVGKILLVLVALLALAVGGALLFAHNEISGNGRPGTEVTVSIPQGSGVSVIAQKLKDAGVIRSAYLFRWYVGQKGAASKLQYGDFTLQKSACSYDAIIAVLSTYAKAETVRVTIPEGTTAIAIAQKMEAAGLCSAEDFLKEANEGDFSEYTFWQYVPDDADAPDRFMKCEGYLFPETYEFLKDDTVHNYVATFYAQFDAQITDEMYAELKKQDMTLPQLITLASFVQEEAGNSQDSNVAQVFRNRLAADSPYPRLQSNTSSYIQSDSDNNYLWNWVAPYYGGWDNIPENIVAAYDTYSCKGLPAGPISNPGIAAIKAALAPQPNEEAKDAYFFVTDLKGSYYYARTLSEHSANCQKAAQVNKTVNTEK; translated from the coding sequence ATGGCACACGAAAAAAACACCCGCAAAAAAGGCGGTGTAGGGAAGATCCTGCTGGTGCTGGTGGCACTGCTGGCGCTGGCCGTTGGCGGGGCGCTGCTGTTTGCGCACAACGAGATCAGCGGCAATGGCAGACCCGGCACGGAGGTAACGGTGAGCATCCCGCAGGGCAGCGGCGTTTCCGTCATTGCGCAAAAGCTCAAGGATGCAGGTGTGATCCGCTCGGCCTATCTGTTCCGCTGGTATGTGGGGCAAAAGGGTGCGGCATCAAAGCTGCAGTATGGCGATTTTACCCTGCAGAAGAGCGCCTGTTCTTACGATGCCATTATTGCGGTCCTGTCCACCTACGCCAAGGCCGAAACGGTGCGCGTGACCATCCCAGAGGGAACCACGGCCATTGCCATTGCCCAGAAGATGGAAGCCGCCGGGCTGTGCAGCGCCGAGGATTTCCTGAAGGAAGCCAACGAGGGCGATTTCAGCGAATACACCTTCTGGCAGTACGTGCCGGACGATGCCGACGCGCCGGATCGCTTTATGAAGTGCGAGGGCTATCTCTTCCCGGAGACCTACGAATTCTTAAAGGACGACACCGTGCACAACTATGTAGCCACCTTCTATGCCCAGTTCGATGCACAGATCACCGATGAGATGTATGCAGAACTTAAAAAGCAGGATATGACCCTGCCCCAGCTGATCACATTGGCATCCTTTGTGCAGGAGGAAGCAGGCAACAGTCAGGACTCGAACGTGGCACAGGTGTTCCGCAACCGTCTGGCTGCGGATTCACCCTACCCGCGCCTGCAGAGCAACACCTCCAGCTATATCCAGAGCGACAGTGACAACAATTACCTCTGGAACTGGGTGGCACCCTACTATGGCGGCTGGGATAATATCCCGGAAAATATCGTGGCTGCGTATGATACCTACAGCTGCAAGGGCCTGCCTGCCGGGCCGATCTCGAACCCCGGCATTGCGGCTATCAAGGCAGCGCTGGCCCCCCAGCCCAATGAGGAGGCCAAGGATGCCTATTTCTTTGTGACCGACCTCAAGGGCAGCTATTATTATGCCCGCACCCTGAGCGAACACAGCGCAAACTGCCAGAAGGCAGCACAAGTGAACAAAACTGTGAATACGGAAAAATGA
- a CDS encoding thymidylate kinase: MSKGKLIAIEGLDGSGKATQAKLLAGYLVAQGLAVREVSFPDYGSDSSALVKMYLAGQFGQHPDDVNAYAASSFYAVDRYASYKKDWGSFYENGGIIIADRYTTSNAVHQCSKLPPEQWESFLGWLFDFEFHLLGLPAPDEVIYLQVDPAVSQKLMTQRYHGDESRKDVHEKDTEYLARSRCAAEYCAAHLGWAVVHCTSGDNMRSIEDIQAEVQEIVLKQLT; the protein is encoded by the coding sequence ATGAGCAAGGGAAAACTGATCGCCATTGAAGGACTGGACGGCAGCGGCAAGGCCACGCAGGCAAAGCTGCTGGCCGGGTATCTGGTTGCACAGGGCCTTGCGGTGCGCGAGGTGAGCTTCCCGGACTACGGCAGTGACTCCAGCGCCCTTGTAAAAATGTATCTGGCCGGGCAGTTCGGCCAGCACCCGGACGATGTAAACGCCTATGCAGCCTCCAGCTTTTATGCGGTGGACCGCTATGCCAGCTACAAAAAGGACTGGGGCAGTTTTTACGAGAATGGCGGCATCATCATTGCCGACCGCTACACCACCTCCAACGCGGTGCACCAGTGCTCCAAGCTTCCGCCGGAGCAGTGGGAGAGTTTTCTCGGCTGGCTGTTTGATTTTGAGTTCCATCTGCTGGGCCTGCCTGCGCCGGATGAGGTGATCTACTTACAGGTGGACCCCGCCGTGAGCCAGAAGCTTATGACCCAGCGTTACCACGGCGATGAGAGCAGGAAGGATGTGCACGAGAAGGATACCGAGTATCTTGCCCGCAGCCGCTGCGCCGCCGAGTATTGTGCCGCGCACCTTGGCTGGGCCGTCGTGCATTGCACCAGCGGGGACAACATGCGCAGCATCGAAGACATTCAGGCCGAAGTGCAGGAGATCGTGTTGAAGCAGCTGACATAA